The following proteins are co-located in the Colletotrichum lupini chromosome 4, complete sequence genome:
- a CDS encoding developmentally Regulated MAPK Interacting protein, with amino-acid sequence MFSKTAVAITSFLAIAEAVKVTKPAKGDDWDLSKTNEITWETVSSDPKSFEIVIVNQSGYPEVSETIATVQAADGKYELKGAKVAAGDAYRINLVSVDPQNSGILAQSNEFSFTGSDDSSSASASGSATASVSASGSAATASATGSSSSASGSAATATVTQTSGLTTVTTGSATASASGTAVSNASGSGTASGTATGSAASGTSTSAPSSASAIKSTFAIFGSVAVAAYMLF; translated from the exons ATGTTCTCCAAGACCGCCGTCGCTATCACTTCTTTCTTGGCCATTGCCGAGGCCGTCAAGGTCACCAAGCCCGCCAAGGGCGACGACTGGGACCTCTCCAAGACCAACGAGATCACCTGGGAGACCGTCTCCAGCGACCCCAAGAGCTTCGAGATCGTCATCGTCAACCAGTCCGGCTACCCCGAGGTCTCTGAGACCATCGCCACCGTCCAGGCCGCCGATGGCAAGTACGAGCTGAAGGGCGCTAAGGTCGCCGCCGGCGATGCCTATCGCATCAACCTCGTCTCCGTCGACCCCCAGAACTCTGGTATCCTGGCTCAGTCCAACGAGTTCAGCTTCACTGGCTCTGACG ACTCCTCTTCCGCCTCTGCTTCTGGCTCCGCTACTGCATCGGTCAGTGCCTCCGGCTCTGCTGCCACTGCCTCTGCCACCGGTTCGTCTTCCTCGGCCTCCGGCTCCGCGGCCACTGCCACCGTCACCCAGACCTCCGGCCTGACCACAGTGACCACCGGCTCTGCCACTGCCTCGGCCTCCGGAACCGCTGTCTCTAACGCCTCCGGCTCAGGTACCGCCTCCGGCACCGCCACTGGCTCCGCTGCCTCTGGTACTTCCACCTCTGCTCCCAGCAGCGCCTCTGCCATCAAGTCCACCTTTGCCATCTTCGGCTCCGTTGCCGTCGCCGCCTACATGCTCTTCTAA